The window CTTGCATTTGTGGCATTCATCGGCAGAAGTGTCTGACCGATGGCCGGCCAGCCACGGCACTGCGTTGTCTGCTTGGAAATCGGCACGGAGCCTCGGCCTTGCCCGTCGTGCCGGCCCGACCTGAGAACGCTGCTTCGCAGCACCAAGACGTGCCTGCGCAGGTACGTTGAGCCGGACCGCCGGTCAGGGCCGCACCTTGCGCTCATCGTCCGAAACGACGACACGCCGTCGAAGCTACGCGCCAGAGATGCCCCCTGCCAttgcaccgccgccgtcggtcccAGTTCAATCCGATGGCGACCCTCATGCGTGGGGCTGCCGGCGCGGTGTTGACGTCCTCGCCGCATGGACCGCCGCGTTCCACATCAAACGCTGTTAGATTGAGGCTGACTGGGACTCGTTGAGCCGTCTAGACTTTACGGAATAGAACACTGTCCATCTTCTCCTCGAGGCCCAACGGGAGGAAGCAGCATCGCCCGTTCAAGAGCGCAGGAGCGAGAATAGGAAAGCAAAGTAAGCGGACGCGATGCGTGCATGGCTGGAGAGTCGATGGCCGCTAACCGCCACGTGCCAGGATCGACAAGACGCATCTACCGCAACGATGACGGCACCGATGGCCTCGCAAAGGCAGGTCCGAGGTCACTTCAAGGAAGACGCCGTGACCGATCCTGTGAGTATCTTTTTTTTCCTAGTTCACAAGGCCTCGCGCCGCCTCCAGTTGCCGAGTggctggctcgtcgacggtccgAGGCAACGATTGTGTTGCATTTCcgcaccgagtacggagtagggagcAACCTTGATCGCCAGTCGTCACACGGTACCCACGGCAGCCCTGCGCGAGTGGCAGGCAGCGTGCTCCGGATCCAGTTCCCCAGTTCTCTGCAAGCTTGGAGCCTCCTTCAGCGTGCGCCGTGGCCTGTCGCGAAAGCCTGGGCCGGTCAAGCAAGAGCACAACGCAAAGTGGGTTTCTCGCAGGGTGCGTCCTGTTTCACCAATGACTAGGGTGCCCGCACACGACAACCAGGGTGGGGGCCTGTCCTCCTCCGTGATGCACGCACGCCGACGTTCTGCGTGGGAGGGCTGAGTCGAAAGGCTGCAGCCTTCGCACCGGCTGGCTGCCGTCATTCGCTCGCACCTTGCGCGTGCGACGCGACACGGCGGTGACGACTTGGGCCCGCAACCAGCCCAACGCATCACCGAACACGGCGCTGCGCTGTCCGCTGGGCACCGTCGGGCCATTCATTTCGCGAACCGTTGCCGGACCGGTGGGCGCGACAAGCGGCGCTTCCACCGGGCCCGTCGGATGCTGGCAAGCACCTCGGTGCGCATCCATCGGGGGAGCGCTCGGCGTGCGGACGTGTGTGGTGGCCGACGCGCTTGTTTTGCTCGGCCGGCGGAGACGTTGAACAACGAACGCAGTGTGAGCTGTTGCTGCGAGCCCGCGTGGCCGGCTGCTGAGTGGCAGAAATTGGTGGCCCCCAGTGGGGCGGGCGTTTGGGCTGGCTGCGAGCAAAGCCGAGaaaggcggccgacgccgatgattCACATTCTGTGCTGCGAGGCGTCGGTTCCTAGCATGGCGCTCCGAATCACCGACGCAGAGCACGCAGGCGGTGCACTTGCACAACGTGCGCCTTGAGCCGAGCGGCTCGGAatcgcgtcgacggccgccctGCCCATCGCACAAATGAAGAGGAGAGCTGCCGGGCAGCGAGAGCGCGAGCGGAACGGGCAGCGTGCAATCGCTCGTACCCGTGCGAGTACGCGTGCGCTCGCCGCCCCGAGCCAGTAGCGCAGACTCGGCGCCAGCCGCAAGGGCCGTAGCGATCGCACCGGACGGTCGTACGCTTCCAAgccacctacctacctaccccTTGCCACCAGAGCTCCAGTTGAACTTTGATCGGCTTGCCGCTGGGAACCCGTTGcagagggaggggagggggggtgcGGCCTCGGGACCCCACGGCTGCCGTTGGGGGCCGCTGTGCGTGGGCTGGTGGccaggcgtcgtcgtgccttgtcttgcctcgtcctctcgtcgcctcggGGCTTCCCTGTTCTGCGGCGCTGGTGGACCAACGGCAGACGGGCGACCATGACGGCAGCCGCGCTCTACCCTGGTCCGCTGGCTAGCCCCGGCTCTCGAATTCCTCATTGGGCAGCTGCCCCTTGGAACTTCGTGCCCTGGTTCCCCGGTCGCATTGTCCATTGGCCATTTCATCACAAGCTCGCATCCCTGTCACGTTTCTTCCATGCgctggcgtcgtcgtcccccaCCCCCGTCCTCTTCTCTCTTCCCGCCACGCTTTGGGGGTCGGACCCCCGTCGCTCCCGGAACCCCTAGGCACCCCCTGCCATCACGCGTCCCTGGGTGGTGCCCGCAAGTCGTGAGGTGAGGACCAGGTGCCTCTTCCTTTCCTCGGAAGGcctcccctcgccccccccccccccggttGCTGGCATTGTGTCAGCGACCGGCATCATCGAGGTTTGCgttcggcgtcgacggcacaaACTTCTTCGTCCTATGCGatatcgtcctcgccgggtACTTGCCACCTACCGGCGATCAAGGTCACTGCCGCTTCCTGCGAGTGCGATGCACGCGATTGTCGCATCCATCCCGCACATCAgtccgagtacgagtacgtacGTTGATTGTCAGCTCATCATCGCCCGCCCACACCACACAACATGGCTTCCCTGCCATGGTTCCGTCCCCGTTTTGCCTTGGGATCAAATATTACCTCCTTCCCTGCTCCCCTCCGTTCGCGCCACCACCCCCATCGTCCTCCTGCTCCGGCACCTCTTTgatcctctcctctcctgcCCTGGCCCTCGAGCCGTGTCCGGCCACGAGCGAGCGCTTGGTCTCGACGATTTGCTTCCGACGAACCTCTCTGCTCCCTCCCGTCTCTCCCGTCTCTCCTCTCCATTGCTTCGGTACATGaccgccgcccccccccttccccctccccccctcctccccccacCCCTGCCACGTCGATGGCAGTTGCGACAAACTCGTCCTGCCCGTCGCTGTAGTAAGCAACGCAAGCGGTCTCCGTCCGGGGCCCAGCACGCCTCACCCGTGCGATCCCAGTCTTCTCGCCAGGGGCAGCTCTCTCCACCGAGCTCCCCGGCGAATACCGGCCAGGGGGGCCATTAAAACACCAACGCGTCCTACTTCGGACTGTTTTCCGTGCCCGTTTACGCCATACTCCCAACTCAAATCAATGTCTTACTGATGCATCTCGTCTCTATGCAGCATCATCCCCACCATTCGCAACCGggtcctccgcctccgcagCACCTTCATCACTCGCGACCGCCGAGCATCGTTCATCAGCAGCACCACTCGCAGGCTCACACGccgcagcatcagcatcagcaccagcagcatcagcatcagcagaCGTCCCAGGCGCAGCATCACCAGGGCGCCTACTCGTCAACCCACTCGCTCCCGCAGGCGTACCAGCAGACGGGGAACCAAGGCGCCGCGAGCACCCAGGACGGCTTGGGATACTACAGCCATCCGAGTCCCTACAGCACGCCGGGCGCGAATAGCGGGTACACGTCGGCCGGTAagttggccgtcggccggcaccctgcccccccctcccccctccctccctcgccctcggccgcgacgcgTTGCtaacgtcgtcgtcgctcggcAGCCGACACGTCGGACATGATGGCCGCCGCGCAGATGCCCCGTCCGCCGTACCCTCCCATGTCATACCACACGCCCCAGTCGAACTCGCCCGCCTCGGTGGCCTCCCCTTCGCAGCACGAGCAGCACAGGGGCCTGTACGGCCAAGCGCCGTCGCAGCACCTCCAGCAGTCCATGTACTATCCTCAGCAGCACTACCAGTCGATGCCCCCTCAcccggccgcgtcgccgtACGCCCAGCATGCGCACCACCCGCAGCAGTCCATGACGTCGCAGCCGAACATGATGATGTCCCACTCGGCACCCCAGAACCAGCTGACGCAGCACGCCGCGCAGCACGCCCAGCCGGGCATGACGAGCAGCCCGCGGCCCAAGCTCGAGCCCCAGGTGCCCGTCCAGCTGCAGAAGCAGGCGcagtcgtcgccgatgccgcagGCGCAACATCAGCACccgcaccagcagcacccgcaccagcagcacccgcacccgcaccagCAGGGCGCCCCTCACCTCCAGAGTCCCGGCAGCCAGGCGGGCGTCAACCCCAACGCGGCCCCGGGACCGATCCCCGCCAcgacgccgctcgtcgtccgccaGGACGGGAACGGCGTGCAGTGGATCGCCTTCGAGTACTCCCGCGACCGCGTCAAGATGGAGTACACGATCCGCTGCGACGTCGAGTCGGTCAACACGGAGGAGCTTTCGCCCGAGTTCAAGCAGGAGAACTGCGTCTATCCTCGAGCCTGCTGCCCCAAGGACCAGTACCGCGGCAACCGCTTGATGTACGAGACGGATTGCAACAGGGTCGGCTGGGCCCTGGCCCAGCTCAACCCGCCCCTGCGCGGCAAGCGAGGCCTCATCCAGCGCGCCGTGGACAGCTGGCGGAACAGCAACCAGGACCCGCGActccgaagccgacgagtCCGTCGCATGGCCAAGATCAGCAACCGCAAGCAGGCGTCGTCTCCGCTTCCCGGCGCCGCTCACATGTCGGGGCCTGGCGGGCCGTCGGggttgtcgacggcgccgccgctgggtcccggcgccgccgcatcCATGGGCAAGCCCGGCCTCAACAGCCTGGGGCAGCAGATGCACCACCACGCCGGAggccacggcgacggaggcgccCCGGGCGCCGCAGACGAAGTCGGTATGTTCCATCAGATGTGATTTGAATGCATGCATCTGCTGTTGCGTTTGTGCTGCtcttttcttttcttttcttttcttttctttttttttcggtTTCGAATTCGTCTGCGCCGCGACACCCTGCATTCTGCGACGTTGCTCCGGCCACGGCTGAGGCTGCCGAGCGGACTCTGTTCTCCCTCGTCACGTTGCCTCTCTGGTTGAAATACCTTCATCGCATGCTCCAAATTTTTTTTGCATTTCCGCAGCCTCTCTTCTCCTGCTCGAACGGTTGCTTTTGGAAACCCTCGGCGGTGCGCCGCGACGGACCTCGCGGCGCCGCGATTTCTGCGATCCCCTGGCGGCGGTAGATGAGTTGTCCATGCCCGCAAGACGCGCAACGCCCTCGGAACGACGCGGCCTGCTGCGTGCTTTGAAGGAACCCCTCACCTGATTCTCGCGCTCTCCTGTACATTATACGGAGGTGGCATTGGCAGGCGACTGCCGCTCCTGCCGGGCCTTGCTGCTTCGCATCGCTGCCGGTGTCGCACGGCTCTTGGACGGAGATCAGTTGCCTCTTGGCCATGAACGGCCGTACCCATTCGTTGTTGGCAGATTTTGATGCTCTCTTGGAGAGAAGCCGTTGTTTCGGGTCGAGGAAATTGAAAATCGAGACCTCTGCCGAGGCGTGGCTTCCGCTCCGACGCAAGCCTGCACGCGCTCCCGTCCATGTTCTCGTCTCCGCAACTACGTCGCGTCGGTTGTTGCACCGTCACCGGGGGGGAATCTGGCTAACTTGTTTGTTGAGGCAATGGCAACTACGAAGATCagcatcaccaccatcagCCTCCCGCGCACCCCGGCCAGTcgggtggcggcgacgacgtgaGACAAGCGCACATCTTCACGGGCTACACCGGCGGCCAGGGCTACCCTGCGAGCTCCCAGGGCGGACCCATGTCTCACATGACGCCTCGCGCCGGGGACGCCATGGCGGCTCGGAACCGCAGCCGAGCCAACGCGGACGAACCCGAAGGCCTGTTCCCGGACATTCCGGAGGCGAAAAAGCGCAAgttcatcctcgtcgaggacaacGTGCGCGGCTCGCGGCTCCGCGTGCGGGTcacgctcgacggcgtcgacaccAACGAGATCCCCGACAGCTTCCGCAAGGGAGCCAGCGTGTACCCCCGCAGCTACTTCCCCCGAGAGATGCagagcccgccgccgagcgccaTGGGCTCGcgcttcttcgccgacgacttCTCGGACGACGGAAGCCAGGAGACGGAGGGCCGCGAGGCCAACCGCCAGCGCGCCTCGAGACCTGCGGGCCAGGTTGTCAAGGTGACGGTGGGCAAGGaccaggccgtcgaggcgacggtgccgcagATGAGGAAGCTGAACCGCCACAAGGAGGTTCGGCTCAACGACCTCGCCTATCGCATGGCGTGGCTCCAGAGCCGCGTGTTTTCCGGCAGGACGGTGTTTCTGCAGCGAGCTTGTAAGTTGGaccgcgacgccggcgggACCCGCCAGGGAGACGCGACTGACGGGACGTGCAGTGGACTGCTACCGCAACAAGACGCGCGCCGCCATCGAAGGCACCATGCAGGaagtcgccgccgtcgcccctcACTTCGAGACGCGGGTGGGCAAGCGGAGATGGAGCGAGAGGAGGAAACGAGGCGAGGAAAATGCCGAGGAGAACGACTAGAGCGAAGGAGGCTGCCACGGATGCGTGATCCGTCGACACCGTGGCAGCAGTCTTGGCCGGAGcgtgggcggcgtcgtcgagacaGCACGCGtaccgacggcggcgagctttTGGATTCTAGACGAttggagaagaaggagccTAGGGTGAGGAGATGGGTTTGCGCACAGTTTGTTTTGTTCCACCCGCCGCCGGGTCGAATTTGGTTGCGGGCGCTACGTTTTTGTATATCAGGAGAGACGGGAACGTGGACGCGCAATCGATACGGAGGCTATATTTGGCATATACAGCTATatatacatgcatgtacgagcTCGTAGGCGCCGGCACGCCAACGCGGGAAGCCCAGGTGCAGATGGCGAGCAGACGACGTGCATTCCGGCTCGCACAGTTGGTCAACTGCCGACGAGTGGGCGTCGCTTGTTTGGCAGGACGATGATGGATGGCGAGATTACCTCACGATGCGGTACGGTGCGATGCGGTATGGCGCGGTGCGGTACGGTGCGATGCGATGCGGTAGGGTACGATGCTGTGCGGTACGATGCTGTGAATGTAAATAGCAAGCAGTACCCACGAAGCAACGTGTAGGTCGTAACTAGCACGCACCTAATTATCAGTATTGAGTTTGTGTGtcagtacatacttgtgcatgcaaggacggagcacatgtaggtgtacagacgaatacttgcaagtaagtgtacctaacatgtacatgtacctgtatgAGGGTACGTGTTcatgtaagtataagtacttactccgtacttactgtagcttcatcgtcgaggctgcAGACGTGGAGTCGGAAAGTGGGGCTAAGAGGCTGCTATCGATAGCATTGTACGAGGGAATCCTGGCTAGCAGCGCGCTAAGGCGCTAGTTCGTGCATCTTCCGCACTCGCCGTGTGGGTTTACGCTGGGGCGGGAATCGGGATGTGTGCGACGTGCAAGTGCCGTACTCGTCCGGAGTACTTGttacctacttgtactccctCATCCtcttgacgtcgtcgtcggcatccggTGCTGGCACCTTCTTTCAACGTCAGGTCAACCTCACCCTGACAGCAGGGCATCATCCATAGACGAGTTTGGCCGCGCGCGCAAGCTTCCCAGCCATCTGTCGCACGGAAATCCGCTTCTTCCTTcccctctccttctcctttctccttctcctctccttttcctttctccttctcctctccttctcctttctccttctcctctcctcctcccccgcgCTCTTCTCGCGGTTCTTGCCTCCGTCTCCGCGTTCGCATAGGCCGAACCGCAGCCAAGTCTCCCGTCCCGAACGGCTGGTTACCAAACCGGGGACGGGGCGTACGGGCGTATCGAAAACAGCACCACCAGGCACGAACCAGCGGgcgctcgcgctcggcgTGAGGTTGGATCCGGATCGCCGCGACGACACCGACGACGGTACCGAGCGCGCGAGTTCGGGCAGAGCCATGACGGGCCACGGCTATCCCGAGGACAAgaagctgccgctgccgcagccgccggcgcatcggc of the Drechmeria coniospora strain ARSEF 6962 chromosome 01, whole genome shotgun sequence genome contains:
- a CDS encoding ribosomal protein L24E, producing MHLVSMQHHPHHSQPGPPPPQHLHHSRPPSIVHQQHHSQAHTPQHQHQHQQHQHQQTSQAQHHQGAYSSTHSLPQAYQQTGNQGAASTQDGLGYYSHPSPYSTPGANSGYTSAADTSDMMAAAQMPRPPYPPMSYHTPQSNSPASVASPSQHEQHRGLYGQAPSQHLQQSMYYPQQHYQSMPPHPAASPYAQHAHHPQQSMTSQPNMMMSHSAPQNQLTQHAAQHAQPGMTSSPRPKLEPQVPVQLQKQAQSSPMPQAQHQHPHQQHPHQQHPHPHQQGAPHLQSPGSQAGVNPNAAPGPIPATTPLVVRQDGNGVQWIAFEYSRDRVKMEYTIRCDVESVNTEELSPEFKQENCVYPRACCPKDQYRGNRLMYETDCNRVGWALAQLNPPLRGKRGLIQRAVDSWRNSNQDPRLRSRRVRRMAKISNRKQASSPLPGAAHMSGPGGPSGLSTAPPLGPGAAASMGKPGLNSLGQQMHHHAGGHGDGGAPGAADEVGNGNYEDQHHHHQPPAHPGQSGGGDDVRQAHIFTGYTGGQGYPASSQGGPMSHMTPRAGDAMAARNRSRANADEPEGLFPDIPEAKKRKFILVEDNVRGSRLRVRVTLDGVDTNEIPDSFRKGASVYPRSYFPREMQSPPPSAMGSRFFADDFSDDGSQETEGREANRQRASRPAGQVVKVTVGKDQAVEATVPQMRKLNRHKEVRLNDLAYRMAWLQSRVFSGRTVFLQRALDCYRNKTRAAIEGTMQEVAAVAPHFETRVGKRRWSERRKRGEENAEEND